A genomic stretch from Pseudomonadota bacterium includes:
- a CDS encoding DUF465 domain-containing protein yields the protein MKESETKEDIYKRARDQHTTLDRRLLMLLRKPYLTAQEELEIKVLKKKKLFLKDVMERMKEVINKEEK from the coding sequence ATGAAAGAGAGCGAAACAAAAGAGGATATATACAAAAGAGCGAGAGACCAGCACACAACGCTCGATAGAAGGCTGCTAATGCTGCTCAGGAAGCCTTATCTCACCGCACAGGAAGAATTGGAAATAAAAGTTTTGAAGAAGAAAAAACTTTTTCTTAAAGACGTTATGGAAAGAATGAAAGAAGTAATAAACAAAGAGGAGAAGTAA
- the ilvB gene encoding biosynthetic-type acetolactate synthase large subunit, translating into MKKTGAQIFIESLRMEGVDTIFCYPGGATLYITDALYYASDIKQIIVRHEQGAVHASDGYSRASGKVGVSLVTSGPGATNTVTGIATAYMDSIPLVIFSCQVNTMLIGNDAFQEADIIGITRPCTKHSYLVRDVNDLARIIKEAFYIARSGRPGPVLVDIPKDVSANIGEFKYTDKVSIRSYKPTYIGHAGQIKKAIKLIASSKRPVLYTGGGIISSGASAELLKFAEKLSIPVTNTLMGLGGFPGNHPLFLGMLGMHGTYAANMAITESDVVIAVGARFDDRATGKVDEFAAHAKIIHVDIDPTSISKNIKVDIPIVGDSRHVLKKMLDFIEEDKEDTKDYPASISEWTKQTKKWQKEYPLTYLKDGTLKPQYVIEKIFELTKGKAIIATEVGQNQMWTAQFYKFLKPRSILTSGGLGTMGYGFPASIGAQVAFPDKLVINMAGDGSIQMNIQELATAVQFNLPVKVVILNNRYLGMVRQWQELFYEKRYNWTQMDHAPDFVKLAEAYGAAGYRIEKEDEVETVLKEAFQNGRPTLIDVRINPDESVYPMVPAGAPLSEMLLV; encoded by the coding sequence TTGAAAAAAACAGGAGCACAAATTTTTATTGAGTCCCTGAGAATGGAAGGGGTGGATACTATTTTCTGTTATCCGGGCGGAGCAACTCTGTATATCACCGATGCACTTTACTATGCTTCCGATATTAAGCAGATTATAGTAAGGCACGAACAGGGTGCGGTACACGCCTCAGACGGCTATTCAAGGGCCTCGGGCAAGGTCGGGGTATCTCTTGTAACATCAGGTCCTGGTGCAACAAATACGGTTACCGGTATTGCCACTGCGTATATGGATTCTATCCCGCTCGTAATATTTTCCTGTCAGGTCAACACAATGCTCATCGGAAATGATGCCTTTCAGGAAGCCGATATTATAGGCATTACAAGACCCTGTACAAAGCATAGTTATCTTGTAAGAGATGTAAATGATCTTGCAAGGATTATAAAAGAGGCTTTTTATATTGCAAGATCCGGAAGACCGGGACCTGTCCTTGTTGATATACCGAAAGATGTTTCTGCAAATATAGGGGAATTCAAATACACTGACAAGGTGTCAATCCGCAGTTATAAACCTACATATATAGGACATGCAGGTCAGATAAAAAAGGCGATAAAGCTGATAGCATCTTCAAAACGGCCGGTACTTTACACTGGCGGCGGCATTATTTCATCAGGCGCATCTGCAGAGCTTCTTAAATTCGCTGAAAAACTTTCTATACCGGTAACAAACACACTGATGGGCCTTGGCGGTTTTCCCGGCAATCACCCCCTGTTCCTCGGTATGCTCGGTATGCACGGAACGTATGCGGCAAATATGGCAATAACAGAATCGGATGTGGTAATTGCAGTTGGTGCAAGGTTTGACGACAGGGCAACGGGCAAGGTGGATGAGTTTGCGGCCCATGCAAAGATCATCCATGTTGATATTGACCCTACTTCTATCAGCAAAAATATTAAAGTAGATATTCCAATAGTCGGCGATTCAAGACATGTGCTCAAAAAAATGCTGGATTTTATCGAAGAAGACAAAGAAGACACCAAGGATTATCCTGCATCAATTTCCGAATGGACCAAACAGACAAAGAAATGGCAGAAAGAATATCCCCTTACTTATTTAAAAGACGGCACATTGAAACCGCAATATGTTATCGAGAAGATATTCGAGCTTACAAAAGGAAAGGCAATAATTGCAACAGAAGTAGGACAGAACCAGATGTGGACAGCCCAGTTTTATAAATTTTTAAAGCCGAGAAGCATTTTAACATCAGGAGGTCTCGGCACCATGGGCTACGGGTTCCCGGCAAGTATCGGCGCCCAGGTGGCTTTTCCTGATAAGCTTGTTATAAATATGGCCGGTGACGGGAGCATCCAGATGAATATTCAGGAGCTTGCAACTGCAGTCCAGTTCAATTTGCCTGTTAAGGTCGTCATATTGAATAATAGATATCTCGGTATGGTAAGACAATGGCAGGAGCTTTTTTATGAAAAACGATATAACTGGACACAGATGGACCATGCCCCTGACTTCGTAAAGCTTGCAGAGGCATATGGAGCAGCCGGGTACAGGATAGAAAAGGAGGACGAGGTAGAAACGGTTTTAAAGGAAGCCTTTCAGAACGGCAGACCGACATTGATTGATGTCCGGATAAACCCGGATGAAAGCGTCTATCCTATGGTGCCTGCCGGTGCGCCGTTAAGTGAAATGCTTCTTGTTTAG
- the ilvN gene encoding acetolactate synthase small subunit: protein MRHTISVLVENEFGVLSRIAGLFSGRGFNIESLCVAETLDPTISTMTIVTNGNDAILEQILKQLNKLINVIKVIDFQGLDYVSREMVLVKVHADEKTREELLRMTEIFRGKIIDVSLKTYTIMITGDEEKIKAFLNLIKPLGIKELVRTGPIAMIRGDKTIKASEKHSKGGEDGKNVL from the coding sequence TTGAGACATACCATATCTGTACTAGTTGAAAATGAATTTGGCGTACTTTCGAGAATTGCAGGTCTATTCAGCGGCAGGGGCTTCAATATTGAAAGTCTCTGTGTGGCTGAGACCCTTGACCCTACTATTTCCACAATGACTATTGTGACAAACGGCAATGATGCTATTCTTGAACAGATATTAAAGCAGTTGAACAAATTGATCAATGTTATCAAAGTAATAGATTTTCAAGGCTTGGATTATGTTTCCCGTGAAATGGTTCTTGTAAAAGTTCATGCCGATGAAAAAACAAGGGAAGAATTGCTGAGGATGACAGAAATATTCAGAGGAAAGATTATTGATGTTTCTTTAAAGACGTATACAATCATGATTACCGGGGACGAAGAAAAAATAAAGGCATTCTTAAACCTTATAAAACCGCTTGGGATTAAGGAACTTGTAAGGACGGGACCGATAGCTATGATAAGAGGGGATAAGACTATAAAAGCGAGTGAAAAACACTCAAAAGGAGGAGAAGATGGCAAAAATGTATTATGA
- the ilvC gene encoding ketol-acid reductoisomerase: protein MAKMYYDKDADLGVLKGSKVAIIGYGSQGHSQAQNLRDSGVDVIVAELEGTPNYKIAKDHGFKPVSATQASKEANIIQILAQDNLQATLYQNEIEKNMKKGKTLVFSHGFNIHYNQIVPPADVDVIMVAPKGPGHLVRREFERGAGVPSLIAIYQDASGKAKKKALAYAKGIGATRAGVIETTFAEETETDLFGEQAVLCGGASELIKAGFDTLVEAGYQPEIAYFECLHELKLIVDLIYEGGIANMRYSISDTAEYGDITRGKRVISEETREEMRLILDEIQSGEFAKEWILENMAGRPVYSSLKRIENEHLIEKVGKQLRSMMGWIGRKD, encoded by the coding sequence ATGGCAAAAATGTATTATGATAAAGACGCAGACCTTGGGGTTTTAAAAGGCTCTAAGGTGGCTATTATCGGTTATGGAAGTCAGGGACATTCCCAGGCGCAAAACCTGAGGGACAGCGGTGTTGATGTCATCGTTGCAGAGCTTGAGGGAACTCCGAACTATAAGATTGCAAAAGATCATGGTTTCAAACCTGTTTCCGCAACGCAAGCATCAAAAGAAGCAAATATTATCCAGATACTTGCTCAGGATAATCTCCAGGCAACACTGTATCAAAACGAGATAGAAAAAAACATGAAAAAAGGGAAAACTCTTGTGTTTTCACACGGGTTCAACATTCATTACAATCAGATTGTGCCTCCGGCCGATGTTGATGTCATTATGGTAGCGCCTAAAGGCCCGGGACATCTTGTAAGAAGGGAATTCGAAAGAGGTGCAGGTGTTCCCTCATTAATAGCTATTTATCAGGATGCTTCAGGAAAGGCAAAGAAAAAAGCACTTGCTTATGCAAAAGGTATTGGTGCGACAAGAGCCGGTGTTATCGAAACCACATTTGCGGAAGAGACCGAAACTGATCTTTTCGGTGAACAGGCAGTGCTTTGCGGCGGCGCTTCAGAACTTATCAAGGCAGGATTCGATACGCTGGTAGAAGCAGGTTATCAGCCTGAGATCGCCTACTTCGAATGTCTCCATGAATTGAAACTTATCGTGGATTTGATCTATGAAGGCGGTATAGCCAATATGCGTTATTCTATCAGTGATACCGCGGAATATGGCGATATTACAAGAGGAAAAAGGGTAATATCTGAGGAAACACGGGAAGAGATGAGGTTAATTCTTGATGAAATTCAAAGTGGAGAATTTGCAAAAGAATGGATTCTTGAAAATATGGCAGGAAGACCTGTATATAGCTCTCTGAAAAGAATCGAAAACGAGCATCTGATAGAAAAGGTAGGAAAACAATTACGGTCAATGATGGGTTGGATCGGGAGAAAAGATTGA
- a CDS encoding phosphatidylserine decarboxylase family protein, translating into MPVAREGLTLITLSLVLAILFFLLDLNVPAFVLCFFFFFCLFFFRNPKRHHSDNQDEFISPADGKVMEVREIEKGEFLDRISQRVSIFMSLTDVHVNRAPCEGKVVKVEHRRGDFALAFKKDIDKENERNYILIECKGEERVLLVQVAGFLARRITSYVKEGDLVKKGDPVGIIAFGSRVDICIPKGYDIVVSSGNKVKAGVTVLAKKQECA; encoded by the coding sequence ATGCCTGTTGCGAGGGAGGGGTTAACTCTGATAACCCTTTCCCTCGTTCTTGCAATCCTGTTTTTTCTACTTGATCTTAATGTGCCTGCCTTTGTTTTGTGCTTTTTCTTTTTTTTCTGTCTGTTTTTTTTTAGAAATCCGAAAAGACATCATTCTGACAATCAGGACGAGTTTATTTCACCTGCCGACGGGAAGGTTATGGAGGTCAGGGAAATAGAAAAAGGCGAATTTTTGGACAGGATATCACAAAGGGTCAGCATATTCATGTCTCTGACCGATGTTCATGTTAACAGGGCTCCCTGCGAAGGGAAAGTTGTGAAAGTTGAGCACAGGAGGGGAGATTTCGCCCTTGCATTCAAGAAGGATATAGACAAAGAAAATGAAAGAAACTATATCCTTATTGAATGCAAGGGCGAAGAGAGAGTTCTCCTTGTACAGGTGGCAGGTTTTCTTGCAAGGCGCATTACCTCCTATGTAAAGGAAGGAGATCTTGTGAAAAAAGGCGACCCCGTTGGTATCATTGCCTTCGGGTCCAGGGTGGACATTTGCATTCCAAAAGGATATGATATTGTGGTATCATCAGGAAATAAAGTAAAAGCCGGGGTAACTGTTCTGGCAAAAAAACAGGAGTGTGCATGA
- the pssA gene encoding CDP-diacylglycerol--serine O-phosphatidyltransferase: protein MRRRRSKGIYILPNLLTSVSLFAGFYSIIATIDKKFTYAAIAIFVSSIFDMLDGRVARMTGSTSRFGVEYDSLSDLIAFGVAPGLLVYIWALKGYGRFGWLAAFLYVACGALRLARFNIQSDGMQKNQFLGLPIPAAATTIAGSVLFSSWLGHWGMDLKTILMPILIYILAFLMVSDVRYASFKDMTFFRGRPFRSTVAAILLIVVISTEHEVTLFGLPFMYLLSGPVYTLLRRKKIILDNANSSHHKETITNQDDHL, encoded by the coding sequence ATGAGGCGAAGAAGGAGTAAAGGAATATATATCTTGCCGAACCTTCTGACATCTGTCAGCCTTTTTGCAGGATTTTATTCTATTATTGCGACTATCGATAAAAAATTCACCTATGCTGCTATTGCTATATTTGTATCAAGTATTTTTGATATGCTGGACGGGCGTGTAGCCCGTATGACAGGCTCAACCAGCCGTTTCGGCGTTGAGTATGATTCTCTGTCGGACCTAATAGCCTTTGGTGTGGCGCCGGGACTTCTTGTATACATATGGGCGCTTAAAGGGTACGGAAGATTCGGGTGGCTGGCTGCATTCCTCTATGTGGCATGCGGCGCCCTGAGACTCGCGCGATTCAACATACAATCCGACGGGATGCAGAAAAATCAGTTTCTGGGACTTCCCATACCTGCTGCAGCTACAACTATTGCAGGCAGCGTACTCTTCAGCTCCTGGCTTGGTCACTGGGGCATGGACCTTAAGACAATCCTTATGCCTATCCTGATATATATCCTTGCATTTCTAATGGTAAGCGATGTACGGTATGCAAGTTTCAAGGATATGACATTTTTCAGGGGAAGGCCTTTTCGTTCCACTGTTGCTGCTATTCTGCTTATTGTAGTGATATCTACGGAACATGAAGTAACGCTTTTCGGGCTGCCTTTTATGTATCTTCTGTCTGGACCGGTATATACGCTACTTCGGAGAAAAAAGATTATTCTTGATAACGCTAATTCTTCCCATCACAAAGAGACGATAACAAATCAAGATGATCATCTATAA
- a CDS encoding HAD-IA family hydrolase, producing MKTNQPKIQNLTNNITRNNGPWQIDCIIYDCDGVLFDSLETNYRLYNHIAVSMGRFPISKAELHYCHTHTVFESIHILFQDNKELEKKALDFWKNDLNFSDFLVHLKMEPNLLETLTILKERGILLAISTNRTTTMKNIMVQFGLTPYFDMVVTALDVKPKPDPESVEKILQTLNINRERVLYIGDSEVDGKTAASSGVKFIAYKNSKIPADGFIDDHLDLLSSLCDGKN from the coding sequence ATGAAAACAAACCAGCCCAAAATCCAAAACCTGACGAATAACATTACCCGAAATAATGGCCCATGGCAGATTGATTGCATCATATATGATTGTGACGGGGTGCTCTTTGACTCCCTTGAAACAAACTACAGACTATACAACCACATAGCGGTATCTATGGGGAGGTTTCCCATTTCAAAAGCTGAACTTCATTACTGCCACACTCATACCGTCTTTGAATCTATTCATATTCTTTTTCAGGATAATAAGGAATTGGAAAAAAAAGCCCTGGATTTTTGGAAAAACGATCTCAACTTTAGTGATTTTCTCGTACACCTCAAAATGGAACCCAATCTTCTTGAAACATTAACTATATTAAAGGAGAGAGGTATATTGCTGGCTATAAGCACAAACAGGACCACAACAATGAAAAACATTATGGTACAATTTGGTCTTACGCCTTATTTTGATATGGTGGTTACTGCGCTGGATGTAAAACCTAAACCCGATCCTGAGTCTGTAGAAAAAATATTGCAGACATTAAACATAAACCGGGAGAGAGTTCTATATATTGGAGATTCCGAGGTTGACGGAAAGACTGCAGCTTCTTCAGGTGTTAAATTTATCGCATACAAAAACAGTAAAATACCGGCAGACGGTTTTATAGATGATCATCTTGATTTGTTATCGTCTCTTTGTGATGGGAAGAATTAG
- a CDS encoding HAD family hydrolase, whose amino-acid sequence MISVSIPGWGDLDIEYLVIDYNGTCATDGKLKEGVKELLEKVSRYIKIFIITADSYENVDNEVNIIGFKVLKVKKEGSGVEKARIIKELGPEKVVAIGNGANDVMMLKEASLGIGVIGDEGCSKDILKEADLVVKDITHALNVVLHPERLVATLRD is encoded by the coding sequence ATGATAAGTGTTTCCATTCCCGGATGGGGCGATCTTGACATAGAATATCTTGTTATTGATTATAACGGGACCTGTGCCACTGACGGGAAGCTTAAAGAAGGGGTTAAAGAATTACTTGAAAAAGTTTCAAGATATATAAAAATATTTATAATAACGGCAGATTCTTACGAGAACGTTGATAATGAAGTCAACATAATAGGCTTTAAAGTTCTCAAGGTAAAAAAAGAAGGAAGCGGCGTTGAGAAGGCAAGGATAATTAAAGAACTTGGGCCTGAAAAGGTTGTGGCTATCGGGAACGGGGCAAATGATGTAATGATGCTTAAAGAAGCATCGCTTGGAATTGGAGTTATCGGGGATGAAGGTTGTTCAAAGGATATATTAAAAGAAGCTGATCTTGTTGTTAAAGATATTACACACGCTCTGAACGTCGTTTTGCATCCTGAAAGGCTTGTAGCAACATTGAGAGACTGA